A genomic window from Silene latifolia isolate original U9 population chromosome 11, ASM4854445v1, whole genome shotgun sequence includes:
- the LOC141610596 gene encoding transcription factor VOZ1-like, with protein MKGKETKNSPISSHQTLKGQAKNRVQHLQSMFNEFQVARKESRSGDLAKLEEQVIEVLREWKSELDEPTPASSFREESLGSFEHFSSMLQYFDLEDDATSPLPGPSTMSPGNGNELGVTHCAGDKEEFYMKHTPQQHEFQNFQNHVTSHMPQQHDFQGFTNHVPQQHEFQDFGNHSLQHEFQGFEHCNSTPNVQRTVVNDFGASGLNSPNISNQLDYLNSNVHQNFENEVFLSPSDIGQWGLDVSDFSDVLPNVNLQPSAFLGPKCALWDCARPAQGSELCNNYCSSFHAELAKKECPPGTGPVLRPGGIGLKDGPLILALRSKIEGKDVGIPECPGAASTKSPWNAPELFDITILEGEKIREWLFFDKPRRAFETGNRKQRSLPDHEGRGWHESRKLPLTEYGGRKRSYYADPQPQKNFDWHLYEYEVDNCDAYALYRLELKATTEKKSPKVKVAEEKKSPKMKASNDPLLDLQNQMGRLTAVVSTEDKPFGKGKSKDNVQSNTGNVAASSSPSETNVYVP; from the exons ATGAAGGGCAAGGAGACGAAGAACTCTCCAATATCTTCCCATCAGACCTTAAAGGGTCAAGCAAAGAATCGGGTTCAGCATCTTCAATCAATGTTCAATGAGTTTCAGGTCGCAAGGAAGGAGAGTCGCAGCGGGGATCTTGCTAAGCTTGAAGAGCAAGTTATCGAAGTACTTCGTGAATGGAAATCCGAGCTTGATGAACCCACCCCTGCTTCTTCATTCCGT GAAGAAAGTCTTGGATCATTTGAACACTTTAGTTCCATGTTGCAATATTTTGATCTCGAAGACGATGCAACAAGCCCATTACCAGGGCCATCAACTATGAGTCCTGGAAACGGGAATGAACTTGGAGTGACACATTGTGCAGGAGATAAAGAG GAATTCTATATGAAACATACTCCGCAGCAACATGAATTTCAAAACTTCCAAAATCATGTTACTAGTCATATGCCACAGCAACATGATTTTCAAGGTTTTACGAATCATGTGCCACAGCAGCATGAATTTCAAGATTTTGGGAATCACTCACTACAACATGAGTTTCAAGGTTTTGAGCATTGCAATAGTACTCCTAATGTGCAACGTACTGTTGTTAATGACTTTGGCGCCTCTGGTTTGAATAGCCCGAATATTAGTAATCAATTGGATTATTTGAACTCGAATGTACATCAAAACTTTGAAAATGAGGTGTTTCTGAGTCCTAGTGATATTGGGCAATGGGGATTGGATGTTTCAGATTTCTCCGATGTGTTGCCAAATGTCAATCTTCAACCATCTGCTTTCTTGGGACCGAAATGTGCTTTATGGGATTGTGCAAGGCCAGCTCAAGGATCCGAGTTGTGTAATAACTACTGCAGTTCTTTTCACGCCGAGTTAGCTAAAAAGGAATGCCCTCCTGGGACTGGTCCTGTTTTGAGGCCCGGTGGCATTGGTTTGAAGGACGGTCctttgattttggctcttaggtCAAAAATAGAGGGAAAAGATGTCGGCATCCCTGAATGTCCTGGCGCGGCCTCAACCAAATCTCCATGGAATGCTCCTG AGCTATTTGATATTACAATTTTAGAAGGCGAAAAGATCAGGGAATGGTTATTTTTCGATAAACCTCGAAGAGCATTTGAAACTGGAAACAGAAAGCAGAGGTCATTACCTGATCACGAAGGGCGTGGTTGGCACGAGTCTAGGAAGCTTCCTCTGACTGAATATGGTGGTCGAAAGAGATCCTACTATGCAGACCCACAACCACAAAAGAACTTTGATTGGCATTTGTACGAGTACGAGGTTGACAATTGTGATGCTTATGCATTATATCGACTAGAACTTAAGGCCACCACGGAGAAGAAGAGTCCGAAGGTAAAGGTAGCCGAGGAGAAGAAAAGCCCGAAGATGAAAGCAAGTAATGATCCCCTTCTTGATTTGCAAAACCAGATGGGTAGACTCACTGCTGTCGTCTCAACCGAAGACAAACCTTTTGGAAAGGGGAAGTCGAAGGACAATGTTCAATCCAACACTGGAAATGTTGCGGCTTCAAGTAGTCCGAGTGAGACCAATGTTTATGTCCCTTGA
- the LOC141610597 gene encoding vacuolar fusion protein CCZ1 homolog B-like isoform X1 encodes MGLYSANSSSIPADSVKLCVFDLRRGQKEGEEIEKILFFYPPDLAFTQQLSVIGLSEGLITFTRIFSPDAACEVIEADRHSHVFYEAEPDIWMVMVVEKNKGLEAIWRIDALRSMLKEVHSLFIMFNGSIRVMLDEESSGALLRPLLYSFITDYLFACQKRYHLDFCCCDMFSGKKLQLPSFRDSLKERGTVQMLTVGREAAIEIQSLMRLLESSAGSARCHSVILFHDLLVSTSLCPDDTVNLYTYAVMRMSPQALSSKTSSWSYLRKGSTVPHYTTGSVFQNSSSADQVHGSRDTSPSRDDNRLINRPLQLDNWSKGKDGFLLAKSWGSDSDTHAPNSVIPAIWLQGSKERMYLCAHQHKNITIILLIPVTSINNAEREIPTIKHQLLEKASLKILKIEEKLSKGWGGENAYHVKGYRYLLVDGDRNVSRASPASKAATLAKESFVAMCKLREEIDHEKSRARQEEVSKEKELEVCIRAKNNAWVVARITKGKELYVVLEKANDTLLYASDAIEKFSNRYCNGTFSLD; translated from the exons ATGGGATTGTATTCGGCGAATTCGTCGTCGATACCGGCTGATTCAGTGAAATTGTGTGTGTTTGATCTAAGAAGAGGGCAAAAAGAAGGAGAAGAGATTGAAAAGATTCTGTTTTTTTATCCTCCTGATTTAGCATTTACTCAACAACTTTCTGTAATTGGGCTTAGTGAAGGTTTGATCACCTTCACAAG AATTTTCTCTCCGGATGCCGCTTGTGAGGTGATTGAAGCAGACAGGCATTCCCATGTTTTCTACGAGGCCGAGCCTGACATTTGGATGGTGATG GTGGTGGAGAAGAACAAGGGGTTAGAGGCAATATGGCGCATTGATGCACTAAGGAGTATGCTAAAAGAAGTTCATTCTCTGTTTATAATGTTCAACGGATCTATCAGGGTTATGCTTGACGAGGAGTCTAGTGGAGCACTTCTTCGTCCTCTTCTGTATTCTTTCATTACTGACTatttatttg CATGTCAAAAACGGTATCATTTGGATTTCTGCTGCTGCG ATATGTTTTCTGGAAAGAAACTCCAGTTACCATCCTTCCGTGATTCTTTGAAAGAAAGAGGAACCGTGCAAATGTTAACTGTAGGTCGTGAGGCAGCAATAGAAATACAG TCACTGATGAGACTACTTGAGTCATCCGCTGGAAGTGCTCGGTGTCACTCTGTCATCTTGTTTCATGACTTGCTGGTGTCAACGTCGCTCTGTCCG GACGACACAGTCAACTTGTACACATATGCTGTTATGAGGATGTCTCCTCAGGCTTTATCTTCTAAGACAAGCTCTTGGTCCTATCTCCGCAAAGGAAGTACTGTTCCACATTACACCACAGGATCTGTCTTTCAAAATTCATCTTCTGCTGACCAAGTCCATGGATCACGAGATACCTCCCCGAGTAGAGATGACAATCGTCTCATAAATAGACCATTGCAGCTAGACAACTGGTCTAAAGGGAAGGACGGATTTCTCTTAGCGAAATCATGGGGTTCAGATTCTGATACTCATGCTCCAAATTCAGTAATCCCTGCTATTTGGCTTCAGGGATCAAAAGAAAGAATGTATCTTTGTGCACATCAGCACAAGAATATCACGATTATTCTTCTAATTCCTGTCACCTCGATCAATAATGCTGAAAGAGAAATCCCTACCATAAAACATCAACTTCTTGAGAAA GCATCACTAAAGATCCTTAAAATTGAAGAAAAACTCTCGAAGGGTTGGGGTGGTGAAAATGCATACCATGTCAAGGGATATCGGTACTTGTTAGTAGATGGTGATAGAAATGTGTCCAGGGCTTCTCCAGCCAGTAAAGCTGCAACCTTGGCGAAG GAATCTTTTGTTGCAATGTGCAAGCTGAGGGAAGAGATTGATCACGAAAAGAGTAGGGCCCGACAGGAAGAAGTAAGCAAAGAAAAGGAGCTTGAAGTGTGCATTAGGGCAAAGAATAACGCATGGGTTGTTGCTCGGATTACGAAAGGGAAAGAGCTCTATGTCGTCTTGGAGAAAGCTAACGAcacacttctttatgcatcagaCGCCATTGAGAAGTTCAGCAATAG GTATTGCAACGGAACGTTCTCGTTGGACTAA
- the LOC141610597 gene encoding vacuolar fusion protein CCZ1 homolog B-like isoform X2, whose translation MGLYSANSSSIPADSVKLCVFDLRRGQKEGEEIEKILFFYPPDLAFTQQLSVIGLSEGLITFTRIFSPDAACEVIEADRHSHVFYEAEPDIWMVMVVEKNKGLEAIWRIDALRSMLKEVHSLFIMFNGSIRVMLDEESSGALLRPLLYSFITDYLFDMFSGKKLQLPSFRDSLKERGTVQMLTVGREAAIEIQSLMRLLESSAGSARCHSVILFHDLLVSTSLCPDDTVNLYTYAVMRMSPQALSSKTSSWSYLRKGSTVPHYTTGSVFQNSSSADQVHGSRDTSPSRDDNRLINRPLQLDNWSKGKDGFLLAKSWGSDSDTHAPNSVIPAIWLQGSKERMYLCAHQHKNITIILLIPVTSINNAEREIPTIKHQLLEKASLKILKIEEKLSKGWGGENAYHVKGYRYLLVDGDRNVSRASPASKAATLAKESFVAMCKLREEIDHEKSRARQEEVSKEKELEVCIRAKNNAWVVARITKGKELYVVLEKANDTLLYASDAIEKFSNRYCNGTFSLD comes from the exons ATGGGATTGTATTCGGCGAATTCGTCGTCGATACCGGCTGATTCAGTGAAATTGTGTGTGTTTGATCTAAGAAGAGGGCAAAAAGAAGGAGAAGAGATTGAAAAGATTCTGTTTTTTTATCCTCCTGATTTAGCATTTACTCAACAACTTTCTGTAATTGGGCTTAGTGAAGGTTTGATCACCTTCACAAG AATTTTCTCTCCGGATGCCGCTTGTGAGGTGATTGAAGCAGACAGGCATTCCCATGTTTTCTACGAGGCCGAGCCTGACATTTGGATGGTGATG GTGGTGGAGAAGAACAAGGGGTTAGAGGCAATATGGCGCATTGATGCACTAAGGAGTATGCTAAAAGAAGTTCATTCTCTGTTTATAATGTTCAACGGATCTATCAGGGTTATGCTTGACGAGGAGTCTAGTGGAGCACTTCTTCGTCCTCTTCTGTATTCTTTCATTACTGACTatttatttg ATATGTTTTCTGGAAAGAAACTCCAGTTACCATCCTTCCGTGATTCTTTGAAAGAAAGAGGAACCGTGCAAATGTTAACTGTAGGTCGTGAGGCAGCAATAGAAATACAG TCACTGATGAGACTACTTGAGTCATCCGCTGGAAGTGCTCGGTGTCACTCTGTCATCTTGTTTCATGACTTGCTGGTGTCAACGTCGCTCTGTCCG GACGACACAGTCAACTTGTACACATATGCTGTTATGAGGATGTCTCCTCAGGCTTTATCTTCTAAGACAAGCTCTTGGTCCTATCTCCGCAAAGGAAGTACTGTTCCACATTACACCACAGGATCTGTCTTTCAAAATTCATCTTCTGCTGACCAAGTCCATGGATCACGAGATACCTCCCCGAGTAGAGATGACAATCGTCTCATAAATAGACCATTGCAGCTAGACAACTGGTCTAAAGGGAAGGACGGATTTCTCTTAGCGAAATCATGGGGTTCAGATTCTGATACTCATGCTCCAAATTCAGTAATCCCTGCTATTTGGCTTCAGGGATCAAAAGAAAGAATGTATCTTTGTGCACATCAGCACAAGAATATCACGATTATTCTTCTAATTCCTGTCACCTCGATCAATAATGCTGAAAGAGAAATCCCTACCATAAAACATCAACTTCTTGAGAAA GCATCACTAAAGATCCTTAAAATTGAAGAAAAACTCTCGAAGGGTTGGGGTGGTGAAAATGCATACCATGTCAAGGGATATCGGTACTTGTTAGTAGATGGTGATAGAAATGTGTCCAGGGCTTCTCCAGCCAGTAAAGCTGCAACCTTGGCGAAG GAATCTTTTGTTGCAATGTGCAAGCTGAGGGAAGAGATTGATCACGAAAAGAGTAGGGCCCGACAGGAAGAAGTAAGCAAAGAAAAGGAGCTTGAAGTGTGCATTAGGGCAAAGAATAACGCATGGGTTGTTGCTCGGATTACGAAAGGGAAAGAGCTCTATGTCGTCTTGGAGAAAGCTAACGAcacacttctttatgcatcagaCGCCATTGAGAAGTTCAGCAATAG GTATTGCAACGGAACGTTCTCGTTGGACTAA